A single window of Paracoccus albus DNA harbors:
- a CDS encoding aldehyde dehydrogenase family protein: MTKMTVIGASGAELPEAFTGRHLINGDWQDSADGATFDRVSPSHGVTVSTSAKGGKAETEAAIAAARAAFDDGAWRESPGKDRAALLNKVADLIDRERERIAVLEVLESGKPIAQARGEIEGAADLWRYAASLARMVHGESHNNLGPDMLGVVLKEPIGVAGIITPWNFPFLIVSQKLPFALAAGCTAVIKPSEMTPSTTVILGELLIEAGIPAGVVNIVLGYGDPVGALISTDPRVDMVSFTGSTAVGKKIVESAAGTLKKVSLELGGKNPQVIFPDADLDAAADAIVFGVYFNMGECCNSGSRIIVHQDVADGLLAKVTSLSEKVPFGDPMDERTQVGAIISDAHQQKIDSYVQEAKRAGAKVLMGGEALNVEGLDGRFYGPTVVADVTPDMAIAKEEVFGPVLSVLTFSDEDEAIALANNAAYGLSAGVWSRDIHTCLNFSRKVQAGTVWTNTWMDGFAEMPFGGVKESGQGRELGRYGLEEYLEVKTIQLRVARGRANWVRDS, encoded by the coding sequence ATGACCAAGATGACTGTAATCGGCGCCAGCGGCGCAGAACTTCCCGAAGCTTTTACCGGCCGCCACCTGATCAATGGTGACTGGCAGGACAGCGCCGATGGCGCGACGTTTGACCGCGTGTCGCCTTCGCATGGCGTGACCGTCAGCACATCGGCCAAAGGCGGCAAAGCTGAAACCGAAGCTGCTATTGCCGCCGCGCGTGCGGCCTTCGATGATGGGGCGTGGCGTGAAAGCCCGGGCAAGGACCGCGCGGCGCTGCTGAACAAGGTGGCCGATCTGATCGACCGCGAGCGTGAGCGGATCGCGGTGCTTGAGGTTCTGGAATCCGGCAAACCGATTGCGCAGGCACGCGGCGAGATCGAAGGCGCGGCGGATCTGTGGCGCTATGCGGCATCGCTGGCGCGGATGGTGCATGGCGAAAGCCACAATAACCTCGGCCCGGATATGCTGGGAGTGGTGCTGAAAGAACCGATCGGCGTGGCGGGGATCATTACGCCCTGGAACTTTCCCTTTCTGATCGTCAGCCAGAAGCTGCCCTTTGCCCTCGCGGCGGGCTGCACGGCGGTGATCAAGCCGTCCGAAATGACCCCTTCCACCACGGTGATCCTTGGCGAATTGCTGATCGAGGCGGGCATTCCCGCAGGCGTGGTGAATATCGTGCTGGGTTATGGCGATCCGGTCGGCGCGCTGATATCGACCGATCCGCGTGTGGATATGGTCAGCTTCACCGGCTCGACAGCCGTCGGCAAGAAAATCGTCGAATCGGCGGCGGGGACGCTGAAAAAGGTCTCGCTGGAGCTTGGCGGCAAGAACCCGCAGGTCATTTTTCCCGATGCCGATCTGGATGCGGCGGCGGATGCGATTGTCTTCGGCGTCTATTTCAACATGGGCGAATGCTGCAATTCCGGCAGCCGGATCATCGTGCATCAGGATGTGGCCGATGGCCTGCTGGCCAAGGTCACGTCCCTGTCCGAAAAGGTCCCCTTCGGCGACCCGATGGATGAACGCACGCAGGTCGGCGCGATCATCTCTGACGCGCATCAGCAAAAGATCGACAGCTATGTTCAGGAGGCCAAGAGGGCCGGCGCGAAGGTTCTGATGGGTGGCGAGGCGCTGAACGTCGAGGGGCTGGACGGGCGCTTTTATGGCCCGACCGTGGTTGCCGATGTGACCCCCGATATGGCCATCGCCAAGGAAGAGGTTTTCGGCCCGGTCCTGTCGGTTCTGACATTCTCGGACGAGGATGAGGCCATCGCACTGGCGAACAACGCGGCATACGGTCTGTCGGCAGGCGTCTGGAGCCGCGATATCCACACCTGCCTGAACTTCAGCCGCAAGGTGCAGGCGGGCACCGTCTGGACGAATACCTGGATGGACGGCTTTGCCGAAATGCCCTTTGGCGGGGTGAAGGAAAGCGGGCAGGGCCGCGAATTGGGGCGCTACGGGCTGGAGGAATATCTGGAAGTTAAAACGATCCAGTTGCGTGTTGCACGCGGACGCGCAAACTGGGTGCGTGACAGCTGA
- a CDS encoding SDR family NAD(P)-dependent oxidoreductase: protein MPNAIVTGAARGIGLATAKLFLAEGRQVAMIDRDGDALAKAAEGLDHVLPITCDVSDEAQVTAMVAQVTDAFGSVDALVNNAGVADFRPLGETDLQIWRRVMATNLDGVFLTSQAVIPHMTQGSGAIVNIASISGLRASTLRVAYGTSKAAVIHLTRQQAAELGERGIRVNCVAPGPVDTKLALAVHSKEIRAAYHDAIPLNRYGTEQEIAEVIVFLCSDKAAYVTGQTIAADGGFDATGVGLPALRQN, encoded by the coding sequence ATGCCAAATGCCATCGTCACAGGTGCCGCCCGCGGCATCGGGCTTGCCACCGCCAAACTGTTTTTGGCCGAGGGGCGACAGGTCGCGATGATCGACCGGGATGGCGATGCGCTTGCCAAGGCCGCCGAGGGTCTGGACCACGTTCTGCCGATCACCTGCGATGTCTCGGATGAGGCGCAGGTGACGGCGATGGTGGCACAGGTAACGGATGCCTTCGGCAGCGTCGATGCGCTTGTGAATAATGCCGGCGTCGCGGATTTCCGGCCATTGGGTGAAACCGACCTTCAGATCTGGCGGAGAGTCATGGCCACCAATCTGGACGGGGTATTCCTGACCTCGCAGGCTGTGATCCCGCATATGACGCAGGGCAGCGGCGCTATCGTCAATATCGCCTCGATCAGTGGGCTTCGCGCCTCGACCTTGCGGGTTGCCTATGGCACGTCGAAGGCGGCGGTCATTCATCTGACCCGTCAGCAGGCGGCGGAACTGGGAGAGCGTGGCATCCGTGTCAATTGCGTCGCCCCCGGACCCGTCGATACGAAACTGGCGCTTGCCGTTCACAGCAAGGAAATCCGGGCTGCCTATCACGACGCGATCCCTCTGAACCGATACGGAACAGAGCAGGAGATTGCAGAGGTGATCGTCTTTCTTTGTTCTGACAAAGCCGCCTATGTGACCGGCCAGACCATCGCTGCGGATGGCGGTTTCGATGCAACCGGCGTGGGGCTGCCTGCCCTGCGCCAAAACTGA
- a CDS encoding ABC transporter substrate-binding protein — MRLKMKLATTAAMSLGLMAGAASAQEVEVLHWWTAGGEAAALNVLKEDLESKGIGWQDMPVAGGGGEAAMTALRARVTSGNPPTAVQMLGFDILDWVEQGDVLADLNEAAEAENWDEVIPEALQRFSKPDGNWIAAPVNVHSTNWVWANKGILDELGIAQPTTWDEFIAALQAVKDSGKVALAHGGQPWQEATIFDSAVLAAGGPEFYQASMIDLDPEALNSPEMVDAFNKMGQLRELVDENFSGRDWNLASAMVINDEAAFQIMGDWAKGEFLRAELVPGEDFLCFRVPGTEDVVTFNSDQFVMFKQDDEGARTAQLEMAKAAESPEFQAAFNQVKGSVPARTDVSDEGFDDCGKQGMKDLAAASEAGTLLGSMGHGHANPAAVKNAMYDVITAHFNGEYSSEEAAEEMLNAVEGAM; from the coding sequence ATGCGTTTGAAAATGAAACTTGCGACAACTGCGGCAATGTCTCTGGGTCTGATGGCCGGGGCGGCTTCTGCGCAAGAGGTTGAGGTTCTGCACTGGTGGACCGCAGGTGGCGAGGCCGCTGCGCTGAACGTGCTGAAAGAGGATCTGGAATCGAAAGGCATCGGCTGGCAGGACATGCCCGTCGCCGGTGGCGGCGGTGAGGCGGCGATGACCGCGCTTCGTGCCCGTGTCACCTCTGGCAACCCGCCGACTGCCGTGCAGATGCTGGGCTTTGATATCCTCGACTGGGTTGAACAGGGCGATGTTCTGGCTGACCTGAACGAGGCCGCCGAAGCCGAGAACTGGGATGAAGTTATTCCAGAGGCGCTTCAGCGTTTCTCGAAACCGGATGGCAACTGGATCGCGGCGCCGGTCAACGTCCATTCGACCAACTGGGTCTGGGCGAATAAGGGCATTCTGGACGAACTTGGCATCGCTCAGCCGACCACTTGGGACGAATTCATTGCAGCTTTGCAGGCAGTGAAGGATTCCGGCAAGGTCGCGCTCGCTCATGGCGGTCAGCCCTGGCAGGAAGCGACGATCTTCGACAGCGCGGTTCTGGCCGCAGGCGGCCCGGAATTCTATCAGGCTTCGATGATCGACCTCGACCCCGAGGCGCTGAATTCGCCAGAGATGGTCGACGCCTTCAACAAGATGGGTCAGCTGCGTGAATTAGTGGATGAGAACTTCTCGGGTCGCGACTGGAACCTCGCCTCGGCGATGGTCATCAATGATGAGGCCGCTTTCCAGATCATGGGTGACTGGGCCAAGGGCGAATTTTTGCGGGCCGAGTTGGTGCCGGGCGAGGATTTCCTGTGCTTCCGCGTTCCCGGAACCGAGGACGTGGTGACCTTCAACAGCGACCAGTTCGTCATGTTCAAGCAGGATGACGAAGGTGCGCGTACCGCACAGCTTGAAATGGCAAAGGCTGCGGAGTCGCCGGAATTCCAGGCGGCATTCAACCAGGTGAAAGGCTCTGTTCCGGCGCGGACCGACGTTTCGGATGAAGGCTTCGACGATTGCGGCAAGCAGGGCATGAAGGATCTGGCAGCGGCCTCCGAGGCCGGGACACTGCTCGGCTCCATGGGGCATGGCCACGCCAACCCGGCGGCGGTGAAAAACGCGATGTATGACGTCATCACCGCGCATTTCAACGGCGAATACAGCAGCGAGGAAGCTGCCGAAGAAATGCTGAACGCGGTCGAAGGCGCGATGTAA
- a CDS encoding tripartite tricarboxylate transporter permease, whose translation MTTLEGIAYGFSVALQPGVLIYCLLGVTLGTFIGVLPGIGAMAAISLLLPITYYITPEAALIMLAGVYYGAQYGGAVASILLRLPGTPQSAVTTLDGYPMARQGRAGVALFVSMVSSFAGSILGIVVLVVLAGWLSHAATAFGAADYAAMMILGLVAASTIGSDRPLKGFAMVVLGLILGCVGTDVNSGAQRFTFGQTELMDGINLVALAMGLFGVAEVIANIRDAERQAAPERVSLRQMMPTRDDLRRMIGPTLRGTGLGSFFGALPGTGSTLSSFLSYAMERRIARRPERFGNGAVEGVAGPEAANNAASITAFVPTLTLGIPGDPIMALMLGALVIHGVQPGPLMLEARPEMFWGLVVSFGIGNLLLLILNLPLIGIWVSMLRIPFRFLYPAILIFVCLGVYSVRGSAFDIVAVALIGLAGYLLAIARFSPALLLLGFVLGPLIETNLRRALLISRGDAMVFLERPIACGFTIATGLLILLSIWQAWRRR comes from the coding sequence ATGACCACACTGGAAGGAATCGCATATGGTTTCAGCGTCGCCCTGCAACCGGGCGTGCTGATCTATTGCCTGCTGGGCGTGACGCTGGGCACCTTCATCGGTGTGCTGCCCGGGATCGGGGCGATGGCAGCGATCTCGCTTCTGCTGCCAATCACTTATTACATCACGCCCGAGGCGGCGCTGATCATGCTGGCCGGCGTCTATTACGGGGCGCAATATGGCGGTGCGGTCGCCTCGATCCTGCTGCGCCTGCCGGGGACGCCACAATCGGCGGTGACGACGCTGGACGGCTATCCAATGGCGCGGCAGGGACGGGCAGGGGTGGCGTTGTTCGTTTCAATGGTTTCCTCTTTCGCGGGTTCGATCCTTGGCATCGTGGTGCTGGTGGTGCTTGCCGGCTGGCTCAGCCATGCCGCGACCGCCTTCGGTGCGGCGGATTACGCGGCGATGATGATCCTTGGTCTTGTCGCGGCATCGACCATCGGTTCCGACCGCCCGCTGAAGGGCTTTGCGATGGTTGTGCTTGGCCTGATCCTTGGTTGTGTCGGAACGGATGTGAATTCCGGCGCGCAGCGTTTCACCTTCGGCCAGACAGAGCTGATGGACGGTATCAACCTTGTGGCTTTGGCGATGGGCCTTTTTGGCGTGGCAGAGGTCATCGCCAATATCCGCGATGCCGAACGTCAGGCGGCCCCGGAACGGGTCAGCCTGCGCCAGATGATGCCGACGCGGGATGATCTGCGCCGGATGATCGGGCCGACCCTGCGCGGCACCGGGCTGGGCAGCTTCTTCGGTGCATTGCCCGGCACGGGTTCCACCCTGTCCAGCTTTCTCAGCTACGCGATGGAGCGACGTATCGCCCGCCGTCCTGAGCGCTTCGGCAATGGCGCGGTCGAAGGTGTCGCGGGACCGGAGGCTGCGAATAACGCCGCCTCGATCACGGCCTTTGTGCCGACGCTGACACTCGGGATCCCCGGCGATCCGATCATGGCCTTGATGCTGGGCGCGTTGGTGATCCACGGCGTCCAGCCCGGACCACTGATGCTGGAGGCGCGGCCGGAAATGTTCTGGGGTCTCGTCGTCAGCTTCGGGATCGGCAACCTGCTGCTGCTGATCCTGAACCTGCCGCTGATTGGTATCTGGGTGTCGATGCTGCGCATTCCCTTCCGGTTTCTCTATCCCGCGATCCTGATTTTCGTCTGCCTCGGCGTCTATTCGGTGCGCGGCTCGGCCTTTGATATCGTTGCCGTGGCACTGATCGGATTGGCCGGATACCTGCTGGCCATCGCGCGTTTCAGCCCGGCGCTGCTGCTGCTGGGCTTCGTGCTTGGCCCGCTGATCGAGACGAATTTGCGGCGTGCGCTTCTTATCTCTCGCGGTGATGCGATGGTGTTTTTGGAACGGCCGATCGCCTGTGGTTTTACCATCGCAACAGGTCTGCTGATCCTTCTGTCGATCTGGCAGGCCTGGCGCCGGCGCTAG
- a CDS encoding enoyl-CoA hydratase/isomerase family protein, with protein sequence MTASLDLATDGGIATLVLNNPARLNAFTPDMLTQLDAHCATLERDPAIRCVILRGEGDRAFCAGADIKAWAPLSPFDFARHWVRDGHRIFDRLARLSKPVIGVIHAHAFGGGLELAACSDIRVMAPGATLALPESQVGIVPGWSGTQRLARLIPEPMLKEMAVFGRMIGADRALNCGFVAEVSDDPLATAQVIAAKLMTTSPRATEVAKYMIHAGANEDRAALIEALGAGMIGATDDKAEGVAAFAEKRKPAFPGT encoded by the coding sequence ATGACTGCCTCGCTTGATCTTGCAACCGATGGTGGCATCGCCACGCTGGTGCTGAACAATCCGGCGCGGCTGAATGCCTTCACGCCGGATATGCTGACCCAGCTTGACGCCCATTGCGCGACGCTGGAGCGTGATCCGGCGATCCGCTGCGTGATTCTGCGGGGCGAGGGGGATCGCGCCTTCTGCGCAGGTGCCGATATCAAGGCATGGGCGCCGCTGTCGCCTTTTGATTTTGCGCGGCATTGGGTGCGCGATGGGCATCGCATCTTTGATCGCCTTGCCCGGCTGTCGAAGCCGGTGATCGGGGTTATCCATGCCCATGCCTTCGGTGGCGGGCTGGAACTGGCGGCCTGCAGCGACATTCGGGTGATGGCCCCCGGCGCGACGCTGGCCTTGCCGGAGTCGCAGGTCGGAATTGTGCCGGGCTGGTCGGGAACGCAGCGTCTGGCGCGGCTGATCCCTGAACCGATGCTGAAGGAAATGGCCGTCTTCGGGCGCATGATCGGTGCCGACCGGGCGCTGAATTGCGGCTTTGTGGCCGAGGTCTCGGACGATCCGCTGGCCACGGCGCAGGTGATCGCGGCGAAGCTAATGACAACCTCACCCCGCGCGACGGAGGTGGCGAAATACATGATACATGCCGGTGCGAATGAAGACCGGGCCGCACTGATCGAGGCGCTTGGCGCGGGCATGATCGGCGCGACAGATGACAAAGCCGAAGGCGTCGCCGCCTTTGCCGAGAAACGCAAACCCGCCTTTCCGGGGACCTGA
- a CDS encoding Bug family tripartite tricarboxylate transporter substrate binding protein, giving the protein MFTQLTRRAALAIGAAAFVSPALAQDAEWPSEPVHVYVGFPAGSSPDLLARIITEPLAEKLGQPIVVENKPGAGGVIGIQQMLANADGGHAIGTSINGPLTTSPRLVPDIGYDVEADIAPISLIATAPLVLAVNAESEADDLQGFVDLAKAEPGALSFGSVGQGSGAHLTAELFNSEAGIEMLHVPFTAYAEVTTSIMGGEIDSGFMAPSAALPHVEAGKMKMLGVTSAEPFAQVPDVPVIAGNAGMPDDFKAELWNAFIAPADTDPAIIARLNTEINAILADESVQQKLLDMGWQAAGGSAEDLSQRITDDTAMWGGVLDRIEAQ; this is encoded by the coding sequence ATGTTCACTCAACTGACCCGCCGCGCCGCACTGGCAATAGGTGCCGCCGCTTTCGTATCGCCCGCGCTTGCGCAGGATGCCGAATGGCCTAGTGAGCCCGTTCACGTCTATGTCGGCTTCCCGGCGGGGTCTTCGCCCGATCTTCTGGCACGGATCATCACCGAACCGCTGGCAGAGAAGCTGGGTCAGCCCATTGTCGTTGAAAACAAACCAGGCGCGGGCGGTGTGATCGGCATCCAGCAGATGCTGGCCAATGCGGATGGCGGTCATGCTATTGGCACGTCGATCAACGGCCCGCTGACGACCTCGCCCCGGCTGGTGCCCGATATCGGCTATGATGTCGAGGCGGATATTGCGCCGATATCACTGATCGCCACAGCGCCGCTGGTGCTGGCGGTGAATGCCGAAAGCGAGGCCGATGATCTGCAGGGCTTCGTCGATCTGGCGAAAGCCGAACCGGGTGCATTGTCCTTCGGTTCCGTCGGGCAGGGCTCCGGCGCGCATCTGACGGCAGAGCTGTTCAACAGCGAAGCCGGGATCGAGATGCTGCATGTTCCCTTCACCGCTTATGCCGAAGTCACGACTTCGATCATGGGTGGTGAGATCGATTCAGGTTTCATGGCCCCGTCGGCAGCTTTGCCTCATGTCGAGGCCGGTAAGATGAAGATGCTGGGCGTCACCTCGGCAGAGCCGTTCGCACAAGTCCCCGACGTGCCGGTTATTGCCGGAAATGCCGGTATGCCGGATGATTTCAAGGCAGAGCTTTGGAACGCATTCATTGCCCCCGCCGATACCGATCCAGCGATCATTGCCCGCCTGAATACCGAGATCAACGCGATCCTCGCCGATGAGAGCGTGCAGCAGAAACTGTTGGATATGGGCTGGCAGGCCGCTGGCGGCTCCGCCGAGGATCTGAGCCAGCGGATCACCGATGACACAGCGATGTGGGGCGGTGTCCTCGACCGTATCGAGGCGCAGTAA
- a CDS encoding Gfo/Idh/MocA family protein, with product MKLGLIGASNIAEVRMIPAFRENGHEVIAVQSGGQSRADEFAAKNDIPNATTSIDELLALPGLDAVYISSTNEKHFDQAMAAIKAGKHVLCEKPLAMNIADAVRMVKAAEDAGLVFATNHHLRNGANHRAIRDLVQKGEIGQVLSLRVFHAVHLPEQLQGWRIDNAGAGGGVILDIVVHDADTVRFYLDEDPVDVVAQATSGGLGQGVEDSVMSVWSMPSGAQVMAHESFTHAHAGTGIEIHGTEGSIIAREVMQGPGGEIMLRRGKEVTPVAFDPEEVYPRSARLFGAAVEGKGQPAATGRDGIASLAVALAVAEAARTGQRTAVDYGEK from the coding sequence ATGAAATTGGGTTTGATCGGTGCCAGCAATATTGCCGAGGTTCGCATGATTCCGGCATTCCGCGAAAACGGGCATGAGGTGATCGCGGTCCAAAGCGGCGGGCAGTCACGCGCGGATGAATTTGCGGCGAAGAACGACATTCCCAACGCGACGACCAGCATTGATGAGCTGCTGGCGCTGCCGGGGCTGGATGCGGTCTATATCTCCTCCACGAACGAAAAGCACTTCGATCAGGCCATGGCCGCGATCAAGGCGGGCAAGCATGTGCTGTGTGAAAAGCCTCTGGCGATGAATATCGCGGATGCGGTGCGTATGGTGAAGGCCGCCGAAGATGCCGGGTTGGTCTTTGCGACGAACCACCATCTGCGCAACGGCGCCAATCACCGCGCCATCCGCGATCTGGTGCAGAAGGGTGAGATCGGCCAGGTCCTCAGCTTGCGCGTGTTCCATGCGGTGCATCTGCCGGAGCAGTTGCAGGGCTGGCGCATCGACAATGCCGGCGCGGGGGGCGGTGTGATTCTGGATATCGTTGTTCATGACGCCGACACGGTGCGCTTCTATCTGGACGAAGACCCGGTTGATGTCGTCGCGCAGGCAACCTCTGGCGGGCTGGGGCAGGGTGTTGAGGACAGCGTGATGTCGGTCTGGTCGATGCCGTCAGGCGCGCAGGTGATGGCGCATGAAAGCTTCACCCACGCCCATGCCGGCACCGGGATCGAGATCCACGGGACAGAAGGCTCGATCATCGCGCGTGAGGTCATGCAGGGCCCCGGCGGCGAGATCATGCTGCGCCGTGGTAAGGAGGTCACTCCTGTCGCCTTCGATCCTGAAGAGGTCTATCCCCGCAGCGCCCGCCTGTTCGGCGCGGCAGTCGAAGGCAAAGGCCAGCCAGCAGCGACGGGCCGCGACGGGATCGCATCGCTGGCCGTCGCTCTGGCGGTGGCGGAGGCGGCCCGGACGGGTCAGCGGACGGCAGTGGATTACGGGGAGAAGTGA
- a CDS encoding acyl CoA:acetate/3-ketoacid CoA transferase encodes MSKLVSAAEAASRIPDGAVVTVSSSSALGCPDAVLAAIGQRFDAEGHPQNLTTLHPIAAGDMYGVKGIDHIAKDGLLARILAGSYPSGPSSLEMPEIWKMVVENRVAAYNVPSGIMFDMNRDAGARRPGVLTQVGLDTFADPIREGCAMNDRAAEQPIVHRRDFDGQTWLHFPNIIPQVAIIRATTADEHGNLTYEHEGAYLGGMEQAITTRNHGGLVIAQVKRVTARGSLRPHDVHVPGHLVDLIVLAEDQMQTTETPYDPAISGEIMRPWDSFSLAEYGVEKIIARRAAMELKRGQTANLGFGISAMVPRILLEAGHPDAVTWAIEQGAVGGMPLTGFAFGCASNADAFVPSPQQFTFFQGGGFDLSFLSFLEVDVEGNVNVSKLGKKPYLTAGCGGFVDITANAPEIVFSGFFEAGADLDLTEDGLRVRKPGKFTKMVEAVEHVTFSGRRAVETGQKVLYVTERCVIRLTRDGLIATEIMPGIEAQRDIVEASQGRVKLAENATEMPKSLLSKAALELSL; translated from the coding sequence ATGTCGAAGCTCGTCTCTGCGGCAGAGGCCGCGTCGCGCATACCGGATGGGGCCGTGGTGACGGTGTCGTCATCCTCGGCGCTTGGTTGTCCGGACGCGGTGCTGGCGGCCATTGGTCAACGCTTCGATGCCGAAGGCCATCCGCAGAACCTGACTACGCTGCATCCCATCGCGGCGGGGGACATGTATGGCGTGAAGGGCATCGACCATATCGCCAAAGATGGGCTGTTGGCGCGAATTCTGGCCGGGTCCTATCCGTCGGGGCCGTCCTCGCTGGAGATGCCGGAGATCTGGAAGATGGTCGTCGAAAACCGGGTCGCGGCCTATAACGTACCCTCCGGTATCATGTTCGACATGAACCGCGATGCAGGCGCACGTCGTCCCGGCGTGCTGACTCAGGTGGGGCTGGATACATTTGCCGACCCGATCCGCGAAGGCTGCGCGATGAATGATCGTGCCGCTGAACAACCCATCGTGCATCGGCGCGACTTCGACGGTCAGACCTGGCTGCATTTCCCCAATATTATCCCGCAGGTTGCGATCATCCGGGCCACAACGGCGGATGAACATGGCAACCTGACCTATGAACATGAAGGCGCATATCTGGGCGGCATGGAACAGGCGATCACCACCCGCAACCATGGCGGGCTGGTTATCGCGCAGGTCAAACGGGTCACGGCGCGGGGATCGCTGCGCCCGCATGATGTGCATGTGCCGGGTCATCTGGTCGATCTGATCGTGCTGGCCGAAGATCAGATGCAGACCACCGAAACGCCTTACGATCCGGCGATTTCGGGTGAGATCATGCGGCCATGGGACAGTTTCAGTCTTGCGGAATATGGTGTCGAAAAGATCATCGCCCGCCGCGCCGCGATGGAGCTGAAGCGCGGCCAGACCGCCAATCTGGGATTCGGGATCAGCGCCATGGTGCCGCGCATCCTGCTGGAAGCCGGACACCCCGACGCGGTGACATGGGCCATCGAACAGGGCGCGGTCGGCGGGATGCCCCTGACCGGCTTCGCCTTCGGCTGCGCGTCCAACGCCGATGCGTTCGTGCCATCGCCGCAGCAATTCACCTTCTTTCAGGGCGGCGGGTTCGACCTGTCCTTCCTGTCCTTCCTCGAAGTCGATGTGGAGGGGAATGTGAATGTCTCGAAGCTTGGTAAAAAGCCTTACCTGACAGCGGGTTGCGGCGGCTTTGTCGACATAACGGCCAATGCCCCCGAAATTGTCTTTTCCGGTTTCTTCGAAGCCGGGGCCGATCTGGATCTGACCGAGGACGGACTTCGCGTCCGCAAGCCCGGCAAATTCACCAAGATGGTCGAAGCGGTCGAGCATGTCACCTTCTCGGGCCGTCGCGCCGTCGAAACGGGGCAGAAGGTCCTTTATGTGACCGAGCGTTGCGTGATCCGGCTGACTCGCGATGGTCTGATCGCGACCGAGATCATGCCGGGGATCGAGGCGCAGCGCGATATTGTCGAAGCCTCTCAGGGCCGGGTGAAACTGGCGGAGAATGCCACCGAGATGCCGAAATCGCTGCTGTCGAAAGCGGCGTTGGAGCTGTCGCTATGA
- a CDS encoding tripartite tricarboxylate transporter TctB family protein produces the protein MALLGVGVAIHAGLRLDFGTVRAMGPGFFPVTLGVLLSLLGVGIAIPAWRRRAEAQPIRWWDAAAVIAAILIFGLGMSRLGVVLACFASVLVASLPAPHKGWLWRIVLAVVVTALTYLVFVLGLKMSLPVLLRLP, from the coding sequence ATGGCCCTGCTCGGCGTGGGTGTTGCCATCCATGCCGGGCTGCGGCTGGATTTCGGCACCGTCCGCGCGATGGGCCCCGGCTTCTTTCCGGTCACGCTCGGCGTCCTGTTGTCGCTTCTTGGTGTCGGTATCGCCATTCCGGCATGGCGAAGGCGTGCTGAGGCCCAGCCGATCCGGTGGTGGGACGCGGCAGCGGTGATTGCCGCCATATTGATCTTTGGTCTGGGGATGTCACGGCTCGGTGTCGTGCTGGCCTGCTTTGCATCCGTGCTTGTTGCCTCGCTGCCGGCACCGCATAAAGGCTGGCTCTGGCGGATTGTGCTGGCGGTCGTCGTCACAGCGCTGACCTATCTCGTTTTCGTGCTGGGTCTGAAGATGAGCCTGCCGGTATTGCTGAGGCTGCCATGA